The window ACTATCGATATAGGTGATTTGGAAGAGAACATCTTTTTCTTTGCCCACTTCAAAGGTAGAGCAGGTATCGTAACTAATACAATTCATGGCATAACGATAGGGATAAAGAGTGGTGGAAGCTGAACCGTTAATTTTTACACCAGTAAATTGTTCTTCTACGGTAGCGGTAATGCCCAGGAAAGAGGGAGAGTTTTTATACGGCAAATAGGGTTCATACTCCTTGACATTTAAATCGATTTTAGCCTTGCCCCTAACCATATCGGCAGTTTTAATGAGAGTGGGAGGTTGTTTCTTTTGCTCAGCATTACCATTGCGACTGGTATCGTAGTAATAGTTAGAGCCCAAAGATAAAATCACAGTAGCTTTGCCATCCAAAGGTTTGCCATAGGTGTAGCTGTAAATAGATGTTTAAAAAGTGTATAGGAATATTTTATTGAACATATTGAAGCTTGTTACTTACTTGGCTCTTACTACAATTTGCATATCACCATCCTTAACCGATACCGCTTCAGTAGCCTCCACTTTGACTACATACTTGGGCAAAACATATTTATCCACCTCAAAGTATACGGTTCTATCAAATCTAGCGCCATTTTTAACACCCAAACGCCAACCTCCAGTAACTGGATATTCAGAGATCTTAAATTTGCCCGTATAAACACCTTTAACGGTTTTAAAgttcttaatttcttttattctatTACGTTTGCCATCTTCAAACCAGATAACCGCATCCTTTTCCGCTTGTGCTGGTTTCAAATCTTTATCCATAAATATCACTCTAAAATTGATCTCATCGCCAGGTTTATACAAACCCTTATCGGTTTGTATTCTTACATGATTATTGAATTTGGCATAATTCAATTTGGTGCTATTCTTAAAGTTATTCAAACAATTAACACCCTCGGCGGTCAAATTGTAGTCACCTTTTTCCAACTCTGGCACCTCAAAGTCTACATGTTTAACTTCATTTTCTACGGCCTCTACCACTTTGGTTTCGTTGTATGAGGGCCCTGTAATACCCACCTTAATTTGACAGGGTTCGGTACTATGATGTACCGCTACTGCGGCCGtgtatttgttatttgaatGTATGGTGCCAGGTGCGATAACGGTATATTTGctggaattaaaaaaatcattgtttaaacattaattgTCGTAATCTTCTACTttgtacatacttatgtatatattttattctatgaaataaatatttgtttaggtCATTTGGTTAATGTATAAAAAGGTCAATTTGTTATCAGCTGATTTCCTAAGtatatctttaatttttaatatttgtttgtgtctATTGTTTGTTTTGTCTTTGCAGAGCCTAACTGGTCATTTCATTTGAATCAGTCTTTAAAGGTTCTAATTGGTCTTATcaattattagtttatttttatggctttttttctaagaaataaatttttaattaatttgagtCAGAAATTGTTATAATCTTGATTACACTCCCTATTAAATTAAGCGATTAAAGTTAAGACCAAACTGTCGAGCTTTTAAATTGATTAAGTCTTATCTAttctttaaacataattgagGACTTGTACCAAAAGTTATCGTTATGGGGAAAAGGATTCCCGTTTAAAGATATAGTGTAAAGACGATCttcataattataaatatttaaatgttacaaATGATATAGCATCAGCTGTTTGGTTACATTTTCTTTGATCTCaacacaatatttttcaaatctgGTTTATTTCAGTTATTCCAAATCATTAATAATTcaactttttgtatatttaaaaatttgcgaAATTATATCTTAATtgtctttaaacattttttttaaaatttttcaatttgatatgttttaattaaataaaatttacaaaatcttaataattgCCTGCTAAATGCTAATTTTAAATCACCACAAACAATTGCGGGGCAATGTAATACAAAGTgggtttttttctaaatatactTGTACTGAACACATGTATTTAAGTCTGTAATTAGCagtaattataaaaagaaatatataaaacaagtaagaaagtatagtcggcaTGGCGGACAATATCATACCCTATACTAGttatgaatataatatttttcataacaaaGTATGAAAAGTTTCcgaaatatttaagtaatttgtgGACAAAAACTTATTCGTGAGGTTTTTTTATCGGAATACAGGTGTatataacataattatgagctcaaatgGACAGATaataaaaattcccaaaaaaacgCATGTATTAAACTTCACCCAATTATCTTGCAAATTGCCACCTGTAAAGGCACGCAAAAGGTTTAAATGGATAGCCAGATGGACACAGCTCAATCGACTCAAAAATTTTTGAGTTACAAATGTCAGCAGAAACAAAATATACTCTCTCTACTAaaatgatgtagggtataaatatataaaaacaactaaaaaagaaGATGTAAGAGAAATCAACAAGAAGAGAAAATGAGACTAGAAATCGACTATACatatgactagactacagactagattatagactagactagactataaattagactatatactagagcatagactagactataaacttgagtacagattagactatagactagactatagactagactatagacgagaatatagactagaatatagactagactatagattagactat of the Lucilia cuprina isolate Lc7/37 chromosome 2, ASM2204524v1, whole genome shotgun sequence genome contains:
- the LOC124421271 gene encoding alpha-1-inhibitor 3-like, whose protein sequence is FNSSKYTVIAPGTIHSNNKYTAAVAVHHSTEPCQIKVGITGPSYNETKVVEAVENEVKHVDFEVPELEKGDYNLTAEGVNCLNNFKNSTKLNYAKFNNHVRIQTDKGLYKPGDEINFRVIFMDKDLKPAQAEKDAVIWFEDGKRNRIKEIKNFKTVKGVYTGKFKISEYPVTGGWRLGVKNGARFDRTVYFEVDKYVLPKYVVKVEATEAVSVKDGDMQIVVRANYTYGKPLDGKATVILSLGSNYYYDTSRNGNAEQKKQPPTLIKTADMVRGKAKIDLNVKEYEPYLPYKNSPSFLGITATVEEQFTGVKINGSASTTLYPYRYAMNCISYDTCSTFEVGKEKDVLFQITYIDSSNLKDTKSEVELIYTEVLRKNHWWHRERELEDDDSVVVTTMEPPVSENRTVSFKGHMNETGFANFKVSLPDLPEYEGYSHYYSLELKYLDEQRELYTTYQHREPKKIDTPKEEDDKPKEYFILVDKYSADTK